The following are encoded in a window of Danio aesculapii chromosome 12, fDanAes4.1, whole genome shotgun sequence genomic DNA:
- the hcar1-4 gene encoding oxoeicosanoid receptor 1 — MMSNFTSCMEPHSLISSILKPIFILEFIFGLPGNVFAVWILFFKSPWKACNVYLFSLVISDLLLLTGMPFRIDYFFRGEDWIFGESTCRLVLDVISVNSSASVAFMTILAVDRFFRILHPHHRICRMNVKQGLMLSSMTWVIVLLLRLPSALSPVLTSQKNSSKLTCHSFLSWTSPSVQMRIYNSIQLIEVLVAFTLVVFCFVRVFSHTNIRQTKGPHRRVKRAVRLLFIFVIIFVLCFLPTVIFGNFLQVFSCSESLIVCLHASLALSYTNSALDPVIYCHINAWFRDTLKGKSNSLGMTKFKMSAKTNKKP, encoded by the coding sequence ATGATGAGTAACTTCACCTCTTGCATGGAACCTCACTCCCTTATTTCTTCCATTTTAAAGCCCATTTTCATATTGGAGTTCATTTTTGGGTTACCTGGAAATGTGTTTGCTGTGTGGATTTTATTTTTCAAGTCTCCATGGAAAGCCTGCAATGTGTATCTCTTCAGCCTGGTAATATCTGACCTCCTACTCCTCACTGGGATGCCTTTCCGCATCGATTATTTTTTTCGTGGTGAAGACTGGATATTTGGCGAATCCACTTGCCGCCTTGTTTTAGATGTCATATCAGTAAACTCCTCAGCAAGCGTGGCTTTCATGACAATTTTAGCCGTAGACCGTTTCTTCAGGATCCTTCACCCACACCACCGTATTTGTCGAATGAATGTGAAACAAGGATTAATGTTGTCTAGCATGACTTGGGTGATTGTTCTTCTCCTTCGTCTTCCATCTGCACTCAGCCCGGTCCTCACGTCACAGAAAAACTCCTCAAAGCTCACATGCCACAGTTTCCTCTCATGGACCTCACCATCGGTTCAGATGAGAATATATAATTCAATACAGCTAATAGAGGTCCTGGTGGCTTTCACGTTGGTGGTTTTCTGCTTTGTGCGTGTTTTCTCTCACACTAACATTCGCCAGACTAAGGGGCCGCACCGCAGGGTGAAGAGGGCTGTGAGATTGCTTTTCATTTTTGTGATCATCTTTGTTCTCTGTTTCCTACCTACAGTCATCTTTGGCAACTTCCTTCAAGTGTTTTCTTGCTCTGAATCCCTCATTGTGTGTCTCCATGCCTCTTTAGCTTTATCCTACACGAACAGTGCGCTGGATCCAGTCATCTACTGCCACATTAACGCTTGGTTCCGTGACACCCTGAAAGGCAAATCCAACTCATTGGGAATGACGAAGTTTAAGATGAGTGCGAAGACAAACAAAAAACCTTGA